The region AGCCCGCGAACCCTCGTCCACCCGCGCGACCGCGTGGTGCACGGCGGTGCGGCGCTCGGAATTCAGACCAGTACGCGTTTCAGGATTCAGTTCGAGAAGGGGGCGCTCATGCGCTTCACGTCCCATCTCGATCTCATGCGGACGTGGGAGCGGGCGCTCAGGCGCTCGGAACTCCCGCTCGCCTTCACCCAGGGGCATCACCCGCACTTGAAGATGTCGTTCGGGCCCCCACTGCCACTGGGCTATCGTTCCCGGGCCGAGGTGTTCGATCTCGAGTTCTCGCGGCCGCCAGGCGTCGATCTGAAGGACAGGCTCGACGCCGTGCTGCCGGAAGGACTTCGAATCACCACCTATCGCCCCATTCTCTTCAAGACTCCCTCGCTCATGAGTCAGCTCGGCGGAGCCAGCTACCGGGTGCGTTTCCCGGCCGGCTATCTCTCCGAAGCCAGCGTGACCGCCGCCGATTTCGCGCGGCGTCTCGATGCCGGCGTCGCCGATCTGCTCAGTCGGGAGCACCTGGTGGTGCGCCGTCAGGGCGAGGATCAGGCACGCGAATTCGACGCTCGTCCGTCCATCGCTTCACTGGAGATCACCGACGAGAACGGCAGTCCGGTTCTCGACGCGCACGTCCGTTTCGTGCCGCGTGCGGCGGTCCGTCCGGAGGAGTTGATGACCCGGATCCTCCCCGAGGGAGATGCGCGGACGCTCGATGTCGAGCGGGCCGCGTTGTGGCTGGAGCACGACGGGCGCCGACTCGACGCCTTCGAACTCCTGACGCTCCGCGCCTAGGGACAGGCGAATTCGCGGCGCCGTGAGGCGACCGTGAAGCAGACCATCATCATCAACGCCGATGCATTCGAAACCCGGATCGCGATCCTCGAGGGCGGCGAACTGGCCGAGCTGCTCGTCGAACGCGCCGACCAGCGCCGCAACGTCGGCGACATCTACAAGGCGCGAGTCAACGCGGTGCTGCCCGGAATGCAGGCGGCCTTCGTGGACCTGGGACTTCCGAAGACCGGCTTCCTGCACGCCTCCGATCTGTCGGAGTCGCTCGAAGCGCTCGACGATCTGTCCGACGTCGAGGAGGGCGAAGGGCCCGGCGGCCGGAGACGCCGCGGGCCGGTGCCCAAGATCGAGGACCATCTCGAGAAGGGTGACGAGATCCTGGTCCAGATCACCAAGGAGTCGATCGGCACCAAGGGCCCGCGCGTGACGCAGCAGGTCAGCCTGCCGGGCCGCTATTGCGTGCTGATGCCGGGAGTCGACCACGTCGGCGTTTCGCGACGCATCGAGGACCGCTCCGAGCGCCAGCGCATCAAGGCAATCATCAGCGACGTGAAGCCCAAGGGGGTCGGCCTGATCGCGCGCACCGCCGGCGAGGGCCACGGTGACGCCGAGTTCGCGGCCGACGTGAAGTACCTGGCCAAGCTGTGGACCAAGATCGAGCGTAAGTCCGAGACCTCGCGCGCTCCCGCCCCGGTGCACCGCGAGCTGGAGATGACCGCGAGCCTGATCCGCGACTTGTTCACCGAAGACACCGAAGAGGTGATCATCGACGACAAGAACGCCTACTCGGAGATCCAGAACTACCTCAAGACCGTGTCGCCCGAACTGCGCGATCGCGTGCAGCTCTACAAGGGGCGCGAGGCGATCTTCGACGCCTTCGGCATCGAGGCGCAGATCGAGAAGACCTTCGAGCGCAAGGTGTGGCTCAAGAAGGGTGGCTACATCTGCGTGGATCACGCCGAGGCGCTGGTCGCGATCGACGTGAACACCGGGCGTTT is a window of Candidatus Eisenbacteria bacterium DNA encoding:
- a CDS encoding Rne/Rng family ribonuclease, which produces MKQTIIINADAFETRIAILEGGELAELLVERADQRRNVGDIYKARVNAVLPGMQAAFVDLGLPKTGFLHASDLSESLEALDDLSDVEEGEGPGGRRRRGPVPKIEDHLEKGDEILVQITKESIGTKGPRVTQQVSLPGRYCVLMPGVDHVGVSRRIEDRSERQRIKAIISDVKPKGVGLIARTAGEGHGDAEFAADVKYLAKLWTKIERKSETSRAPAPVHRELEMTASLIRDLFTEDTEEVIIDDKNAYSEIQNYLKTVSPELRDRVQLYKGREAIFDAFGIEAQIEKTFERKVWLKKGGYICVDHAEALVAIDVNTGRFTGKKNQEETIFRTNMEAAKEIPRQLRLRDIGGIIVIDFIDMEIEANKRSVLDELRKELRFDRARTKAFAVSDLGLIEMTRQRERSSLLHYYTEDCPTCGGLGKTPSPETMLVKLERAMRRVSAMGSERRIILKVSPDIALYFVEQEARRFTELEKRFKLAVDLKDDPQLKRGEMRVLTEKKLDITKQVVGSVPGT